TCTTAAAGTTTGTGCTTCTCTATTTTTTTCCTATGCATCATTGTAGACTAGATTGGGTCATGCATATACTTGGTTCTGCATTAACTGTAACTCATGTTCTCATTTATCTTGTTTAATAAAAGGAGATACTgcttcattttataatttttatgcaGATAGATAATGCATCTTCCAACCAGAGAAAGATATTTGGCTTAGCGCTTTCAATTATTTTGACGCTAAACTTGCCTCAAGTGCTTGATAAACTAGATCAGATCCTTAGGTATGGTTTCAATCTTGATCTATAGAGCATATTGAGTTACTTTGCCTGTTTTGATGTGTTGTTTTGTCCACGCAGTGTCTGTACAAGTGTTATTTTGGCAGTAAATGATGATAAAACAGAGGAAGAGTCCAGGTTACATCTATTGTGCATTTAGCTTTATTTGTTTGACCGGatgtttattgcttattttCAGCCAACAATCTTGTTTTTTGGTAATTGATGACAGTGGCGATAATATGAGCTCCAGCATATCTCATGGTGAGGGCACTGTTCCAACCAGAGAGCTCAGAAAAAGACAGGTGAACAATTTTGAATACCTAGAAATTCCATAtatttttgtacttttaaatGATAATGCTTACTTATTCTCTTGCTTTCGCACTTCTCAGATAAAACTTTCAGACCCTATCAACCAGCTATCATTAGAGAATTCAGTGAGAGACAATCTTCAAAGGTGTTCTGCACTTCACGGTGAATCTTTTAATTCAGCCATTTCTAGAATGCATCCTGCAGCATTTGGACAGTTGAAACAGGCTTTGAAGATGGCGTAGCTGTTAGCATGACAGATTTTTGTCCCTTCAAGTGGAGATGTCATGCTCAGGGCCCTTGGCCCATTGATTCTTTTATTTCTTCCATACATCGAGGATATAATAGGTAAGTCTCGACTCTGATAGGATTCACAGATCATATTTGACCCCTTTTCTTCAATAGTGATTAAAATCACCTTCTTAACAGTTTTAGTCAATGGAACACTTGGACTTTATTTACTGGATTTGCTGACCTTTTCTAATTTGAAGCTTTTGTACAATACTCGACTCCTAATtattaaatcttaaattttagTTGGACTGTTGGAGTCAGCTTGACTTGCCTTTTTCTAGCATTCCTCATaacaatgttttaaaaactggACCACACCGGACGGTGGCTGGTCTTGTCTGGAAGAAGTCAAGCACCAGAGATCCCAGTTAGACTGGGGGTTTGAAACGGTCAACCGATAAAAACTGGGTTGTtaacagaaaaaaaatcaataaaagcaGCTTCTTTTATAGGCTGGCAGGACCAGCTGGTTGAACCGTGAACAAGTGACTCATCTGGTTCTGCAAGTGGTTCAGTTTTTTAAGCAATGCCTTGTGAAGCTGTAAACTAAAATGGCTGAAATGTGAGGCAAAGCAGACTCTGCCTGAACAGAGTCGGCGGGAATACAAAAGATCATTTTCCTTCATTGCAATCATTATTATCATTTCTTACAGCTATTATTCCTCAGcataatactaatattttttatttgtgcTTTTAATTCTAGGTACAATGATGCTTTGGTGATTTTGGTGCAATTAGTTGTTGGTGTTCACATTCTTGGTTCggccttttttttctttgatatCTAAGCGGGGAAAAGAGTAGAACTAGAGTGGGCGATATTTCTTGTTACAAAATTTTGAAATCATTTGTAAATGCCCCCTTCGGtaatatcatttgtaaatgccCCCTTCTGGTCGTTGCTTGCCGAGATATCTAGGCGTAATGTCCTGAGTGATGAGTTGCTAGGTTTTGACATTAGTTTACTGAAGAAATTAAAATCTTAATAGTGTATATTGCATCTTTCTGAATATCTTGAATGAGTTTTTGAGTTGAAAAGTgctacaatttttgtttccagGTTACAAGAtgcaaattatgtttttatttttattttttaacttttgaaatttGTATGTACGAATAACAAACTCTTATTTTACCAATTAAACTAGACCATCAACCTTTTCCCATACgaaatatgtttaattttatcatCTACTGTATTCTAGATGGCGTTGTCTAGCCCATAGTTTCAAGAACTCTAGTTCATCAAGTAAACCAGTAGCTTGTATAACTCCTCTagtattttaacttatttttgacataaagcaattttttttagggttaattcctaaaaaaatcacgaactttacacgaagtttcattttaatcatgacctttaaaagttgccatttaaaggcacgaactttcattttgtttcgaatctatcatttcagtgtatttttgttgactaaatttttcaataaagcattaatgaaagacccaaaaacattaaatcttattatctgttagttatagtatataggattaggaatttttggttcgataaaatacaccggattttactttggcgatagatttgaaacaaaacgaaagttcatgcctttaaatgacaacttttaaagttcatgattaaaataaaatttcgcgtaaagttcgtgatttttttaggaattaacccttgtTTTTATGCATAAGCTAAACTCTAACTAAAGGAATAAGTGTTGcagtaaaacaaaaaatataccGTAGAGTTGACTCAGTTATAGGTTTTACTGCAGCCGTCTTTCAGTTGCAGCTGATATGAAAATAATGCATAATCCAAAAATTGCGAATTTATAGCCCCAatagtttttactttttagagATTACTCGGTAAACAAATTCAATCCAATAAACAGGCAAATAGCCCTAGAGATTCATTGGCACTTGCGCAAGTTCAATCCAAAAGCAGTAATCAAAAAtagatctaaaaaaataaaaattttctGGATGCACCAGCAGCGGCAGCAATAGATCTTTGGAGCAAGAAATTTCCAGGAGTGTTATGAACAGCTAGGAAATGGAAAGAATCTCGAGCTTATAATTCTTTTGACACCATAAAAACAATAAATGAAAAGTTTAATTCAGTGAGGGGAAATACTTAAAAGTTTAATAACACGCACTCTTCCAAACTATATTTTCCCGGACTTTTACCAAGAcacataatttaaaatcaaaatctatGAATACGATCCCAAACTGACCAACTGAGAACCAAAAACCATCCACCTGTTCCaacaaaatcaataaatttgtGTACATATAGCAGATATCGCAAATTTGTGGGAAAAAACACGACCAGGAACCCATTCAAAACCAAGTTAGCAATGCCTGCTAACAAGCTGCCTCGGAGACAAGAGAATTTTTCATGTCTATGCAGATGATGGAGGTTGGTCTTCCTTTTCTGCCTCGGGTTTTGTTTTTTCACCTTCAGCTTCTGTTGATTTAACAGGCTCGGCCTCTTTTGTCTCAACAGGCACCTCCTTCACTTTTTCCTCAGTTTTTTCATCTCCAACACTCAGCTTCTCTAGTAGTCCAGCAGCATCTTCAGCCTCTGTATTTTCTTCTCTGTTTTGCTGAGCCTCAGCCACCTCTTGGAATTTCTCCATGAAGGTTTTGCAATCTAAAAGACACGAAAGTATCAGGCATGGGACATATTTTAAACGCTACTCCAAAATCCAATTGGTAACCATAAGAAAGATTTTACAGCTGAACCTAAATAGCTCCAAGAGAACAGGAACTACCAACTAGCTTAGATACAAATCTTATGAATCGGGTCAATTTGAAATTGCGGTGAACTTGCATTTATGCTTTGTAAAGCAAGTTAAATAATGCTAACCAACTAGCTCTAATAGTTCAATGTTACGAGCATTTTTGACACATGCAGTAATAGAAGATGGAAATTACCAAACATTCTATCATTGCTCATGCAGAATGAAAACTAACAGATGGTATCCACTTCTACATGGAATCACATTTAAAACACGAGTATTTCCTATCTCGACGTTATCGATATTTTATTTACATACCCAAGTTCCAACTAATAAGAAGTTTAAGAAATGAATAGTtagaaaaaaatgtgtaaaatttctaacatttgattggttgaattcataaataaaatataaactccGTCTAGACAAGGGTTTTCCTTAATACTCATTAGGAAAAAAGATATAAGCCAGTGGAAATAGGTAGTACTGATGACATGGTAAGGTAGTACTAGTGCAGATGACATGGTATCAGAATTTGACCACTTGAATTAACAAAATACAACCGCTAGTCTAGCACTTGTACTGCAAGCGCAGCTCATGACAGCACTAAATAAAACCAGGAAAGAGTTCAAAAAAGAAGACGCAGCATGCTTAGTGTGGAAACTGAGCGACGTAATGCATACCTTAATAATACTCTTCGTGTCAAGAGCGGAAATTTCTATAGTTATGGTTCTACATTATCAATGATAATCAAGTCCTAAGTATGTATAACACTAAGGGTTTGAAACATAATAAAATTCAACACTTAAAACGACATACTCTCGATAGAAGCAAATCTGATACAGAAAAGCTCATCCTTCAATTCACCGTCGGCGAAATCAGTAGCATGCCATAGGCAAGATTTCTCATTCCCATGATGCTCTTGTACAGTCATCGACGGAAGCACTgccaaataacaataaaaaaatcaaaaattgagcAACAAAATAGAATCATAAGCCTACAGACAGCAGATCGGTACCTAGATGATTAGCACAGATCTTTAGAGTCTTAGATTGGCGCATAACAAGACGAATCTTGCCAGATTCTTTATGCTTCAACAGCTTCACACTCCCCGCTCCCCGCTCCTTCCACTGATTCCCATCCTTATCAAATCGGTACAGCTTCGATTTCCttcaaaatttcaattcaatcaaaaaattagaaaacctaacaaaaatttaaaaactgtaAAATCGTGAGATTAAAAAAGAGGTTTCATACAGATCGAGAATAGcgtcctcttcttcttctccggTGGAGACGGCGACTTCTTCGAGCTTGACGATCGGAGCGACTTGAGCTCCGGTGTCTTCATCAGGTGCGTTTTCTTCGTCTTCTTCGGGTCGATTCTTGTTGAGTTCTGGATCGTTAGAAGCAGTGGTTGCCATTTTTAGTTATGAGTGTAGAAGGAGAGAGTATTTAGCAAGTTTTTAGGGATTTTTCTTGGAGAAACGGCGACTCCTGTTTTTGCTTTTTCGTTTATGTAtgtatactatatataaaaaaagggaTTAGCATGCACATCCACTCTAAGTAATctgtaatttattaaaaatttaaatattttataaaataataaattttagcttgctttataattttaatataaattttaattttaataatttaatatatgaattattattattttttaattttaaatgccGAACAATTTTCTGTTAAAAATTGCTGATATGGACATCACGATGAATATTCTTTCAGGATGGTAAGGTagtacttttatttaattaaatgattgattttattcaaatttaaattttataatatccaTTGAATTTACTCATCTAAAATTCAGTTTCAAAATAATCAtatactcaaaaaaaaaatcatatactAGTTTCTTACCTTTCTATTCTACTCTTTTATGAGGtgctctttctctctctagggCTTTAGAGAGATAAACGTCAATTTTTAAGCAAAACTGAGAAATCATATTTGGTGGGTGAGAGGCGATGATTTACAGTCTTGAGCTGGAAATTATCGTTTCTCTATctgttttatgtatatttcgTGTTTTCTTGAATAAATTAGTCCGTTGTGGAGATTTGGTGTGATATTATAGTGTTTTTACAGtttatttatttggtttgtATGAGTTTGTTGCGAATTTGATTAAGATCTTATCATTTTGGGCGATCACCCGTCCGATTTTTAATGATTCCTGTTTAGTGAAGTTTcttgatttttcaaaaaatttacgaTGGTTTCCGCTTGTTTTGTTGCAAATTTATGTAAGTTTTCGCAATTTTTACAATGTTTCAAAATCTCAGCTGCAGATTTCTTCAAGAACTTAAACTTGTATTCAACTACAatgcaattatttaatttacctttttaaagAAACACATCTACATAAACATTATTTCATAATAGTTTAAATAACTGTTTATAGAGATGTGTTTCTTTAAATAAACGCTTCTTGCAAAACATGCTCCTTTTTCATAGTAGTTTAAATAATACTATCAATTCTCAATTGTCGCAAAGAAAGTCTGGTTTGCATCTCCTTTGTCGTTTCAATCCGGTAGAATTGATAGTATCAAATTTATGGTTGCATGGTCAAAAATAACTAAGGTATTAGTGCAACTAGACTCGGACGGGGAGAAGTCTAAAAGTCTTCTGTTATCATCTTTGGCCTATTTGAAAACCGAAAACTCAGCAATTTTTAAGAATACAGTCTGGGCTAAACTGCAAACTATGCAAGCAGCCAAAGATTACAAGATGGAATCTAATCAGGCTCAGAATGCAAAACAGAAGTTAGAACTCTTTGTCCGATCAGCGTCTACTGTGATAAATAGAGTCCAAGGAAAGCAAAAAACGCTTGAAGTTTGAACAAAAAATGGTTTTGTGAAATATGATGCCGGGACTCACAAAGTGAACAAATTTGGGATCCAGAAATCTTAAAAATCTTGGAGTTTCTTATGCTTGAATTCGAACAAAATAGCATTTCAAGTCGGTGCCATCTAAATATCTCAGTCGGTCTATTCTGATATATGCCAAAAAGCTTCTTCATGGAGTATTTGTCAAACTGAACCCATAATTTGTGGTTATCAATTCAGAGCCATATATTATAATCAGCAAAGATGAAAATATACTGGGAGATTCAGATAAATGTCTAGAGACTATAAAAATCATTTCATATTCAACCAGATACAATCATAGTGAACTCTGCAACAAAACTGAAAGAGACAGCTAATAGGCAGATGAGGAAAATAACCATTAAAATTCTCATTCTTGGGTTTCAGCCCCATTTGTAGCATCATCTACTGGCTCCGCTTCTGTCGACTCCCCAGCTTTGTCACCCTTCTTGGCTGCAAAAATTCCCAAAAATAAACAATGGAATTCAAAACTCAATCGACACCTGTTCTACTCGTAAAAAAATATTAGGCAAAAAAGAAATATACTTTAACTGGTCATCCATATtacctttctttttctttccacCGCCTTTCTTCTTTGTCTTTGTACCCAAAGCTAACCAAGCCTTGATTTCAGGATCATCTATTGTCTTGGTTGGCTGCAACTCCTGCAGCGCATGAGAGGTGATTCTATCCGATCCATTTGGCATTAGCAGAACCGTGAATTTAATATGAGCCACAATATCTCCTGAAACACCAAGGTTTTAAATGTAATTAGTCTTTGCTAAAGTCGAAGGGTTTtcctatcaaaaaaaaaaagtttagcaGAAATTCTTACCTGGCTTCTCATGAAGCACAGGGTACGGCTGTAGAAGCTCATGGTTCACACATTCCACCAAACCAAGTCTAGCTCTTTTTTCTTCTAAGGCCCTATCCACAGGGATTGAAATGAATGTGAGGACAAATACTAAGAAGCTacctaattataaaataatccatAAACAGAAATACCTAGCACTGAATGGCATGATAGGGAACTTCTGACTAATTTCACTGAAGATAAATCTAGAAGCTTTCATCTTCAAGTGATAGTTCTTGTCCACGGCTCTCTTATAAATGGTAGTA
This region of Mercurialis annua linkage group LG1-X, ddMerAnnu1.2, whole genome shotgun sequence genomic DNA includes:
- the LOC126664799 gene encoding ran-binding protein 1 homolog c-like is translated as MATTASNDPELNKNRPEEDEENAPDEDTGAQVAPIVKLEEVAVSTGEEEEDAILDLKSKLYRFDKDGNQWKERGAGSVKLLKHKESGKIRLVMRQSKTLKICANHLVLPSMTVQEHHGNEKSCLWHATDFADGELKDELFCIRFASIENCKTFMEKFQEVAEAQQNREENTEAEDAAGLLEKLSVGDEKTEEKVKEVPVETKEAEPVKSTEAEGEKTKPEAEKEDQPPSSA